One Nicotiana sylvestris chromosome 12, ASM39365v2, whole genome shotgun sequence genomic window carries:
- the LOC138883173 gene encoding uncharacterized protein, producing MDASMLFNHGSTYSYVSSYVAHYLDMPRDSLVMLVHVSATVGDSIMVDCVYRSCVVKIGGYKTRVDILFLSMVDFHVILGMDWLSPYHTILVYHAKTVKLAMLGLPRLEWRGSLDHVPSRVISYLKSQQIAEKGCLALMRDVSVDIPTIDLVLGTQPISILPYDMAPIELKDLKEQLQELFDKGFIGLNVSS from the coding sequence ATGGATGCTTCAATGTTATTTAACcatggttccacttattcatatgtgtcatcatacgttgctcattatttggatatgcctcgtgattctttagTTATGCTTGTTCATGTATCTGCAACagtaggtgattctattatggtagattgtgtatatcggtcgtgtgtggtgaaaATTGGGGGTTATAAGACAAGAGTTGATATCTTAtttctcagcatggtagattttcatgtgattttgggcatggattggttgtcaccctaTCACACCATTCTTGTTTATCATGCTAAGACCGTGAAATTGGCTATGCTGGGGTTGCCAAGGTTGGAGTGGAGAGGCTCACTGGAtcatgttcccagtagagtgatttcatatttgaagtCTCAACAGATTgctgagaaggggtgtttggccttaatgagggatgttagtgttgatatTCCTACCATTGACTTGGTGCTGGgaactcagcccatctctattctaCCATATGACATGGCACCAATAGAGTTGAAGGATTTGAAGGAACAACTTCAAGAGTtgtttgataagggtttcattggGCTTAACGTGTCATCTTAG